Genomic window (bacterium):
CGGACTTCGTCCTCGCTGTCGCTCTTTTCAAGTCCCAGAAGCACAAGCAATCCTCGCGAGATTTCTGAAATCTTTTCTCCATCCACGCTGACTGAAGCCTCATTCACGCGCTGAACGACCGCCTTCAACCGTCTTGCTCCTTAATGAGCTCAAGAAGTCTATGTGCGAACTCCTGGGCCGCGGCAGGACCCGAACCGGTAACAATCCATCCGCTCACGACTACGTCTTGGGAAAGGTACCTGGCGCCGTACTTCATGAGTTCTGGTTTTACGGACTCGAAACAGGTGGCGTCTGCGCCCGAAAGAATCCCTGCCCTGGCGAGTACAACCGGCGCCAGACATATTGCTCCTGTTGCTTTCTTCGCCGCAAAAAATTCCTTCACAATTCGGATAAGGGTCGTATCGTTCCAGAGAACGGTTGCGCCGCTTCCCCCAACTATTACGAGCGCCTTGTAGTCGCCTGAGTTGACACTGGACAGGCTGATGTCCGGTTTGATTTTTGCGCCAAGCATGCCCCGAGCTGTAGCGGTATCCTTTGATGCAATTATCGTCTCGAATCCTGCCTCCGAGAGGATACGCTTAGGAACGCTAAGCTCCTCGTCGCGGAAGTTTATTGGAGCTATGACGAAAAGCACCTTTTCCTTTAAGGATTCCTTAGATGCGGATTCCTGTGGTTCGGGTTCTGATGCTTTAGCGCAGCCAAGTAATCCTGCCAGCGCCAGGACTAAAAGCAGCCTTTTCATCCGCTCTCCTTTTTGAGGATTACTCCTCCAGCGGTTTAATCTCAAATACTACTCCATCGTCATCCGGACAGGCCGCGCGAGTTACTTTCGGATCCTTTTCCCAAAAGAGCTTTCCGCCCGTCTGCAGCGAAAGAATCAGAGGAAAGACAGATGCGAAAGCGGATGTGCAGACCCCTTCCGGAGTGCAGTTACCGACAACGTATTCGTCGCCAATCTTGTGCAGATTCTGGTTGCAGCGTCCGGCAACGACCTTCAAGCTTACTTTTTTCATTTCATCCTCCTAAACATCGAATACTACCCGCGCCCGCCAGAAGTCCTTCTCCTTTCCGTAGAGAAACTCCTGGTAGGTAACGGTCTTCACTTCATGCAGCATGCGGTGGCGCCCCGGGTCGATACTCTCGCCCCGGACCAGCGCAACCGCCTTGTATTCTCCGTTCTTCTCACTAAGCCTGAGACTTTCTATCCTCGAGACGAGAAAGTCCTCGGTGTAAACAAGATAGAGCAGTTCGCGCAGCCAGTCGAGAAACCGTTCCTCAGGCGTTCCGGAGCTTATCTCGATAGTCTTCTCCGAAACATCCTGCAGATCCTCGAGCTCCACTATCTGTGCAACCACGGCTAAAGCCGCGTTTGCAAACAGCTCTTCTTCGCTTTGTCCTCGGATAAAAAGTTCGAGATCGCTTATGTGGTCAAGCGACTCCCATCGGGGTTCGTTCACATCTTAAGCTGAGTAGGAAACAAAACCCTGTGCTGCTCCAGATCTACAAGCGCATATCGGCCCTTGAACATTGAACCTGGATTCACGACAAGCGTTGAACCCAGCATATCCTGTCCGGGAGAACCGGTTACGTCACCCGCAAGACAGAATGCGGGCTTGCACGTTTCAATTAGTTCGTTTATGACCCGTGATCCCGAGTGAGTATTCTTTCCCGCATCAAGGGTCATTCTTGACTGTGGCGGCGTATGTGCAAGCAATATAGAGTGTTCCGGATCTGAACACCAGTCCGCAGGCAGAATCTTTGACGCTTTTTTTTCAGACGAACAGTAAACCACTTCATCACAATCTACCGGACCAATGCCTCCGCCAAGACCTGCAAACGTGTAACCTGAATACTTAAAGGGCTTTCCGTGCACATTGTAGACGTTGGAAAACCCTTCTGCCATCTCCAGAAGTCTTGATACGGGAGCATCCTGATGCCCTGGTACGAACACCACAGGAACGCCAAACCCGGTCAGATTGATGAAGAACTCGCGGTACGCAAGCTCTTCCACTACAGCGTCTTGTTCAAGTTCCGGCCTCTTCTTCGAAGAAGGCTTACCTGTTTCAAGCAGATATTTCCACTCTTCCGCTCGCGCCGGCGTATCTATGATATCACCCACGAATGCAATCAAGTCAAGTCGTTGTTCTTCAAGGGCTTCCTCAAGAGCCGGCCATATTCTTTCTCCCCCGTTATAATCCGCAAACAAAGCGATTTTCATACCGGAAAGCTTATACGCAATTTCCAAAAAGTCAAGTATGAGAGGAATTTATTTACAGCGTTAAGACAAGAGCGCCTGCAGATTTCTCTAATCGAAAGAACTCATTCTCATGAAAGATGGAGTTCTTTTAGCAGATGCATTCATCCAGACAGTATCTTGCACTTGGACCAAAGGGGTGATTGGCTTGACTGACCAAGGTTTGGAGCGTAAGATTGACAATGGATACAAGCATGCTGTTCTCGCATACAAAGAACATCATATACTTCAACCATGCCTCATCCTCTCCGCTCGCGACTACGACGAGGGAATTGATGAAGCAGGTTGTGGACAGACTCGAGTTCGGCGATTTGGACTGGGAGTTCTGGAAAAAAGAACTTGGTGAATTCCGAAGAGGCGGTGCCGCGCTTCTGAGCGTAACCCCCGAAGAGATTGGGTTTATAACCAATACGACGACCGGACTTCTTGCTGCGCTATATTCCATACCGTTCGAGTCCGGTGATAACGTCGTTCTCACTGAAGATAGTTTTCCAGCTAACCGCGTTCCCTGGTTTGCAAATCTCCCTGATGTGGAAAAAAGGCAAACACAAGTTAAAGGAATCGAAACACTTGAGGAAAGATTAATGGCTCTTACGGATGCGCGTACAAAGGCTATTGTGGTTGACTGGGTCGATTTCTTTACGGGCTATCGAGTCGATCTCAAGCTCCTGGGAGACTTCTGCATGGATAGGGGTATCTTTCTCGTTGTGGACGGAATCCAGGGCTGCGGCGCTGTAAGTATCGATTTATCAAAGATTAAGGTTGATTTTTTCACAGCCGCTTCAGCCAAGTGGCTGCTTGGCCCTGTTGGCGCCGGAATCCTGTATGTCAATAAAAATACGTTACCTGGACTTAAACCCGCCTTCATGGGCTGGATGAGTCTCGTGTGGGACGACTTCAACATCTTCGATCCACTTCCTCCTCTAAAAGACGGAGCTGCGCGATTTGAAGCAGGTTCATATCCCGGGCTGCCGCTCGTTGGATTAGTGGAGAACCTTAA
Coding sequences:
- a CDS encoding archease, whose protein sequence is MNEPRWESLDHISDLELFIRGQSEEELFANAALAVVAQIVELEDLQDVSEKTIEISSGTPEERFLDWLRELLYLVYTEDFLVSRIESLRLSEKNGEYKAVALVRGESIDPGRHRMLHEVKTVTYQEFLYGKEKDFWRARVVFDV
- a CDS encoding TIGR04076 family protein: MKKVSLKVVAGRCNQNLHKIGDEYVVGNCTPEGVCTSAFASVFPLILSLQTGGKLFWEKDPKVTRAACPDDDGVVFEIKPLEE
- a CDS encoding DJ-1/PfpI family protein, which encodes MKRLLLVLALAGLLGCAKASEPEPQESASKESLKEKVLFVIAPINFRDEELSVPKRILSEAGFETIIASKDTATARGMLGAKIKPDISLSSVNSGDYKALVIVGGSGATVLWNDTTLIRIVKEFFAAKKATGAICLAPVVLARAGILSGADATCFESVKPELMKYGARYLSQDVVVSGWIVTGSGPAAAQEFAHRLLELIKEQDG
- a CDS encoding aminotransferase class V-fold PLP-dependent enzyme, with translation MDTSMLFSHTKNIIYFNHASSSPLATTTRELMKQVVDRLEFGDLDWEFWKKELGEFRRGGAALLSVTPEEIGFITNTTTGLLAALYSIPFESGDNVVLTEDSFPANRVPWFANLPDVEKRQTQVKGIETLEERLMALTDARTKAIVVDWVDFFTGYRVDLKLLGDFCMDRGIFLVVDGIQGCGAVSIDLSKIKVDFFTAASAKWLLGPVGAGILYVNKNTLPGLKPAFMGWMSLVWDDFNIFDPLPPLKDGAARFEAGSYPGLPLVGLVENLKILNSIGIEEINRKVFKLRKLLLDGLQGLDAEIISPLDETHASGILTFRLRDKDSRLLWDTLDKNNVKSSLRKNAIRLSPHFYNAEAEVQKVLDIVTGFAKS